Proteins encoded within one genomic window of Citricoccus muralis:
- a CDS encoding tannase/feruloyl esterase family alpha/beta hydrolase, which translates to MPFSARPRRLRRLLAAGLTGIISAAALSPAGATPTDNAPTSDLDCAALVEFEFENTTIEAVEAVAAGELSHRGSPVNAHCLVTGRMNERVSDVDGETYAIGFEMRLPHDWDGRYFYQANGGLDGAVTPALGAVGGSESALQLGMAVISSDAGHSGAQNPTFGLDPQARLDYGYQAVGTLTPMARQLIEDAYGEAPAYSYFGGGSNGGRHAMVAASRYAEDYDGFLAIAPGFNLPQAATAQIWGAQQWITVATDEADLSTALTTEERELLAGAILEQCDDLDGLADGMVQAQSDCQDTFSVSEHVPTCEADRDGTCLTDEQKAVVTTVFAGATTSTGDPIYSSFPYDPGLADANWADWKFNAPITRDSAALGYIFSSPPYAPELPQLRDFVFSVDIDEADSSLYASSEVYQESSMEFMTPPDLTYQDLAEQGGKMIVMHGASDGVFSMQDTADWYAQLEGAAAESIRYFEIPGMAHVRGGPSTDQHNSLAALISWVEEENRPEQLAAWVNPENASLPAEWSTERSRPLCAYPDVAYYVDGDVESADSFACAAEAPVDPEPSPTATAEPSPTDSAESTDPTDSASSDPTDDPTATPTPTEAPSTAPSDPGEPSATDPGADDVSASDRGDLAATGSSGALMMTALAVLLLVVGAAILILRRRRHGHHAG; encoded by the coding sequence ATGCCATTCTCTGCACGCCCTCGACGCCTCCGTCGGCTCCTCGCCGCGGGCCTGACGGGCATCATTTCCGCCGCAGCTTTGTCTCCCGCCGGCGCCACCCCCACCGACAACGCTCCCACCTCCGACCTGGATTGCGCAGCTCTGGTCGAGTTCGAATTCGAGAACACCACCATCGAAGCGGTGGAGGCGGTGGCCGCGGGCGAGCTCTCGCACCGTGGCTCCCCGGTTAATGCGCACTGTCTGGTGACCGGACGGATGAACGAGCGCGTCAGCGACGTCGACGGTGAAACCTACGCCATCGGCTTCGAGATGCGACTGCCCCACGACTGGGACGGCCGGTACTTCTACCAGGCCAACGGCGGTCTCGACGGTGCGGTCACCCCTGCACTGGGCGCCGTCGGCGGAAGCGAGAGCGCCCTGCAGCTCGGCATGGCCGTGATCAGCTCCGACGCCGGACACAGCGGCGCGCAGAATCCGACCTTCGGGCTGGATCCGCAGGCACGCCTCGACTACGGCTACCAGGCCGTCGGTACCCTGACCCCGATGGCCCGGCAGCTGATCGAAGACGCCTACGGTGAAGCTCCCGCCTATTCGTACTTCGGCGGCGGGTCCAACGGCGGTCGACACGCCATGGTCGCCGCCTCCCGCTATGCCGAGGACTACGACGGCTTCCTCGCCATCGCCCCCGGGTTCAATCTGCCCCAAGCGGCTACCGCCCAGATCTGGGGTGCGCAACAGTGGATCACCGTGGCCACCGACGAGGCCGACCTGTCCACCGCGCTCACCACGGAAGAGCGCGAGCTGCTCGCCGGGGCTATCTTGGAACAATGTGACGACCTCGACGGGCTCGCCGACGGCATGGTCCAGGCGCAATCAGACTGCCAGGACACCTTCTCGGTCAGCGAGCACGTGCCCACCTGTGAAGCCGATCGCGACGGCACCTGCCTGACCGACGAGCAGAAGGCCGTCGTCACCACGGTCTTCGCCGGTGCCACCACCTCCACCGGTGACCCGATCTACTCTTCTTTCCCGTACGATCCGGGGCTGGCCGATGCGAACTGGGCCGACTGGAAGTTCAACGCACCGATCACCCGTGACTCCGCTGCGCTGGGCTACATCTTCTCCTCGCCGCCCTACGCCCCAGAGTTGCCCCAGCTGCGCGACTTCGTGTTCAGTGTCGATATCGATGAGGCCGATAGCTCCCTCTACGCCTCCAGCGAGGTCTACCAGGAGAGCTCCATGGAGTTCATGACGCCGCCGGATCTCACCTACCAGGATCTGGCAGAGCAGGGCGGCAAAATGATCGTCATGCACGGCGCCTCCGACGGAGTGTTCTCCATGCAGGACACCGCTGACTGGTACGCCCAACTCGAGGGTGCTGCGGCAGAGTCGATCCGCTACTTTGAAATCCCCGGCATGGCCCATGTCCGCGGCGGACCCTCCACCGATCAGCACAACTCGCTGGCCGCCCTGATCTCCTGGGTTGAGGAAGAAAACCGTCCGGAGCAGCTGGCGGCCTGGGTCAACCCGGAGAACGCCTCGCTGCCAGCCGAGTGGTCCACCGAGCGCAGCCGCCCGCTGTGTGCTTACCCCGACGTGGCGTACTACGTTGACGGTGACGTGGAGTCTGCGGACAGCTTCGCCTGTGCAGCCGAGGCGCCGGTCGATCCGGAACCGAGCCCAACCGCGACAGCTGAGCCTAGCCCGACTGATTCAGCCGAATCGACCGACCCGACGGATTCGGCCTCGTCGGATCCCACGGACGATCCGACGGCGACGCCGACACCGACCGAGGCCCCTTCGACGGCGCCGAGTGATCCAGGGGAGCCCTCCGCCACGGACCCCGGCGCTGATGACGTGTCCGCTTCGGACCGCGGCGATCTGGCTGCCACCGGATCCAGCGGCGCACTGATGATGACGGCGCTCGCGGTCCTGCTGCTGGTGGTCGGTGCGGCGATCCTGATCCTGCGGAGGCGCCGCCACGGGCACCATGCCGGCTGA